AtagagaaaccccaaaaatcagtgtttcaaGAACAGAACAGCTTATCAGGAGCCAAGCTAATATGCAAGTAACTGGAGACTGATGAGAGAACTCAGCTGAGTCATGAGCAAAAGTCACACCAGGAGGAAGTCTCAGCATGAGTTAAAATGAAACACAGCTCAGCAAGTGGCAAGAATAAAGTACATTTGAAGAGCAAGCAGGCAGCCCCAACTGGAGGCAGCCTGTGTTCTCAGGctccaggaggaagaggaatgaTCATGAAcctctctgcccagccctggattTGCATTCAAAAGCCATTCAGGCTGAATTTCTCCCATTTCAGAAGTGACAGGAACTTCACCTGAGCTACTTCCCAGGCTTTCACCTTCTTCTCACCAACCCTTTTTTCTTGCTTACTCAAAATTCTTCCTCCCTTCTATTACAGTTACCAGGCCTCCAAGATGCAGTTTCAACAGATCTAAAAAAAGATTTCTTGGGGCTGTGCTGATTGTTTCCACCATCTTCTGCTGCCTTCCTATCAACTCCTGTCAGCTTGAGGTCTAATTTAAAACAGAGGTGTCTTTTCTTACAAGGTACAGCTggaagaagcagaagctgcaTGGAGCTTggagtgggaggtgtccctgcccttggcagggggtTTGAACAAATGAacattaaggtcccttccaacccaagccattctatgattctatgaattcaTAGTTCTCTTACTGCCCCAGCTGACATGTTAAAGGACTCAGCAGGATAAGGAAGATAAGGGAACAGTGCTGTGGGAAGTGCTGAAGTCATTTCACGTGATATGAAAAACCTGAAGCAGCTACTGACTCTATTAAGCTTTACTGCTTGAGGCAAAAAGAGGTCTAGGTGCCAATTAAACAAAGATTTCAAAGAtctccaaaatgaaaaacaggtgACATTTCTTTTCTAAAACATACACACAGCCAGGCCTAGTGAATGCAGTGATTTCTTCTGGTGTCAGTACTGGAAGAACCCAACACAGGAAGAAATTGTTCATCACTTGGCACATGTTACTTCTCTGCAGGCTGTTCTGCAAGCATCCAGCCCCAGGAAGTGATAAACTGATCTGTTCCACACCCCACTGAGGCTTCAGTCTATTCTTCTCATCAGTAAATTCCTCCCCCACAGAAGATGTCCATCCTACTGagggatatttttgttttagagaACACTGTTTCTCCTGGTGCTTTAGGGTACAGAAATCTCTACACATACTCCTCCTTCAGTCTTCCAAAACCTGACTCTGTTCACTGTAATCAAAAATTCTCACAAAATCCTTCTTGCCATTGGTCCAAGCAAGACACAAAACAACAACCTGCAGTGAAGGAGGAGAGAGTTATTTCAAAAGCCAGTTGTACCTTAGTGAGCTCAGCTGTCTGTACAAGCTTATTCTTGCTTCCAGCATACATCATCTGCTGCTCAGGCTTACATCCTGTAgttatggggggaaaaaaaaaaaaagagtttgttAACTTACTTTGACTGCAACACTTCAAaaataaggggttttttttaaagaattcaaACTGAAAGCTAAAGACATTCACAGGAAAATTCTCAGGTAACTATAGAAGAATATGCTCAGTAGTTGCTAAACTCTTTGATACACCTAGTTACTCTAGCTCTGAGAAATGAAGGGTAAAACAATGCAATCAGTTTATCTTCTTCCAGGGGATAACAAGGATAATCCAGTAATACCAGCAAGATACACTGCTACATACAGAGCACAGATGGAAGCCCAGGAGCAATTCAGCTGTGTAAGCACAAACCAAGACCAGGTTATTTGTCTTCCATTAAAATGACACAGTGCTCTGTCCAGGTAAGTTGCTGTTGAGGGTTCCTGTGAAAAGCAGAGGATGCTCTATGCTGCTCTCTACAAATTTGGGATGATCCAGGATCAGAGTAGAAGCTGTTTCTCCTGGAACAgtctgctcccccagcacttTCACATGCTCAGCTGTGGGTTAGGGAgccctcttttcctccttttcaccCACAGCTGTGACAGACCTTTAGACTGTCCCCTCTACTGCTGCCCATTACATCCCCTGAAAACTCTCCTCTCAAATCCCATCCTAACCCTCCTAAAGTCCTGTTCCTTTCATGGGTAGAATGAAAGGAATAGGATTCTAAGATCCTCAGAAAGAACAGAGTTCCCCATTCTTTCTGAGAGGAGTTTGTTCCCTCCTAGTCACTGATGTCTGAATAGCAAGAGACAGGTGAGCAGAATCACTcaggagcagaggtggtggCTTCCAGCCCTCTCTCCACTCACTTCCTGAGCCTTACAGggtcatgttttaaaaattccccaagATCTGAGGACTAAACAGGTTAAGTGAGGCTAAACCTCCATGAACAGATGCAGAGTGCTCCAGGCCCTGTCCTTCAGAGGGTTGTTGAGCACAGAGAACAGGCAGACACACCTTTTGGCCAGCTAAACAGGAAACCAACACTCAAGTTCAGCCTTCAGAAGTGGAAAAGAGAGAATCTCTTCTATCACACAACTGAAGTGCCCTAAATGTGAACCTTAAAGGCAGGAAAACCTCCTTGAGATCATTAAGCACTCAGCTTAGCTTCCCTAGAAAAGAATATTCCCAAATTCACAACACACAGTAGTTACCAATGACAATGTTCACTCACCAACTGGACTGGAGAAGATAAAGCACAATGGATAGGAAACTCTTCCATCTTCATGCTGGTACTTGTAACTATACacaataaatgttttttctgaggttaaagaaataaatgattTAGTAGGATAAAATCCTCAGTTGTCAGAGCTTGATGCAGGCACAAGTCAGTGTTGCATTTTAGATGATGTTTTAATTTGGCAATAATAACCTCACTGTTCTGTTTTCACTTCCACATCTGACTTTCTGACTGCTCCTGCCTCAATGTCTCTGTACTAATGTTTCACATCGGAGCTAAAAATCACCCTCTCACTGCAAATATTCCTCTCCAATTCCGTAAAAAGACTTCCCACACCCACCAGTGCGGTTTGGGCTTAATGAAAGCCAAAGTCTTTATTTGCTGACCAAGAACTTCATTGTTTCAGGTGTTTTGCTGAATTTGAACCACAATTTTAAGCAGGACTTCTATTTGAGAGCCTCCCACTGCACTGTGGGCATGAAAGGAAAGattcagagcagcccagggaatgGTGCCAGCCAGCTTTTGAGGCTAATTGGGCAGGTATTTTCTTCACATGTAACTTAAGTAACCCTTCTATTTCATTAGTTAGAGTAATTTGctcttttgttccttttttcaaAACAGGGATTCCTCCCTGGATCACATGGCCACAGCAATCTCAGAATCAGTAACTGctgcaaaacaacaacagccaCATCCTGAGAAAATACCAAAACAGATCCAGTTACACAGGCAAATTCCTATATTTAGAAGTAGCCACCAACTGGCACATTTTACTCACTTTACATTAACAGCAGCATGGCTTTGCTTTACTTCCCCAAACATTATATAGtctaaaaggaaataaaatgtcagGAAAGGCTTAAATGAGTCATTGTTTCAGCAAGTGGTACAACAGTTCAGTGCAGTCTGAGCACAAATAAACGATCAGCAAGATCACACTACAGCAATTATTGGCCTAAAAAGATGAAGTCCAACATTTTGAACAGCTTCCAGGAGTGAGTAAGTCCAAATGGCAGCAGCATAGCAAGGATATCGAGGTTGTCTCTCAGGCAGCTCATCCTTTAGCTCATCAGGAGAAATACCCTGGTGATGTTAAACACAAGAAATGTTTGAGCAAGTGACTTGCACTGGAAGGTTAAAGCAGGGTAATGGGCAGTGAAACACCTGTAAGGCAGATTTCATCTACAAATGAACTGATAAGGACCTCCCAAATTACTACAGCACTTTAGGAAGACTGGTGTGCCAAAAGACTCCTATGACTAAACACAGAATTAATGTTAGCACGAATAATCATGCCTGTTTTAGGCATAATGAGTTTAGCAAACATTTTTGGCTCTAGTTGGCTATGCTGGCAGCTACCATGCTTTGCCAACCCCAGTGCTAAACAGAAATAAGCAAACACACACCGTGAAGTCAGTTAAAATCAGCTACAGAAATCTAAAGTTTGAAAAATTCAGTCCTTCCTCCTTCAGCAAACAAAAGAGTCCCCATTACATTTGAGTGTTACATTAATATCTACATTCTAGGGAACAAGAGCTATGGTTAATGCTCAAATCCCTGGGAAGGATTTAATTTTGCCCTATGGACCATTAAGAAACACCACACACTGGGCTGACCTTATTATGCCACCCATCAAATTTAGAGTCTGCAGGGGATTAGCAATCCTGCTTCTAATTGATGGCAGACCAGCTCAGAGGCAAATGTGCAGATCTACGtggaaacacagcagaaatCTCTTCAAAAAGCCAGCAGGTGCCAAAGACGCTTTTTACATCGTTagaacagctttaaaataagttttttttggTGCAATTAATTAGTCAACTCAATTGCTTCTGCATAGTTTCACTAGTAATAGTGCTGTACTTTACATGCAGAGTGACCATGCATTTAAATAAGCTCATGACCCAAATTAGATTAAGAGTTTGATAACAATTTGAAACTAAGGCAGTACCTTAGAGACAACAATACATTGCAGGCTGAAGATACTCTTATTTACAATTCATTTAACAAACCTCATGCTCCTCATCCAGCACCACCAACTGCTTATCCTTGTCGATTTTCActataaatcaaaataaaacacagatcaatgggtttttttaatcgATTTACACAATGGATGCATGAAGCTTTTTAGCACTCAACAATTACAGtccttgtttttcctcttcagtgtATCCCATGAGTTCCCAacatcattttaaaaacagtggtAGACTCTGAGccataattaaatataaatactcTGCTAAAAGCAGATGCAGACTTGTATCCTAAGAACAGCAGTGGTTTATTGTTAAAAGACAGGCAGAAttggaaatgctgcagctcagagaacAAACACCCTCATGTTTACCTGATACAGCAGCAACATCACACaggggagaaaagaggagagaggaTTTTCTGACAATTTTTGTTTGGAACTTACTTATAATGGCAGCATTGTTGGTCTCTTTGCGAAATCGgaattttctcagtttctccACCAGGTCTTCAGCAACATCACAAACCACCAGAGATTCACTCTGCAGAAAGGAAatggcagagggaaaggagagataAATCCTTCTAGAAAGTGACACAGACATAAaaatccctgtgtcacacacatctGTAATAAACCCTACTGCAGAGGGCCTGCACACAGCCTGTCCAAAGCATGgaggaaagcaattttttaattttttaaaatacattaacagAACATTTATCCAATATAATTTCCCTCTTCAAAGCTACACAGTTAACTAGGAGTATGTCATTAGCTACTCCTGAAGTGGGATTATTCTCAGAGCTCTCAGAAGTAAACTTTACACTTCAGAAGTAGATTTTACACTTCTACACTTGAAAAGTAGATTTTACACTTCATTTTCCAAGCCCTGAAACAAGGGAGTCCCTCAGAATAGCAGCAAATGTGATCAagtaatttaaacatttaacaCAGTAAGAGCTACCATTAGCATTTAAGAACAACACCGTCCTTGTTTACTTTTGCCCACAAAAATATTGATTGCAGCTCTGAgattcacacacacagagtttcAGACATTTTAACCCAAAACCATGCAGCCATTTCCCCCATGCACACCAAGCTCTCAGCAGAGATGCTCAGATACCATATTAGTCACCACACTGAAGATGAGGAAGGAAATTATTGTTTCACAAGCAGCCATGCAGGTTGTCTTCCCTTGCACTTGCAATTTTTGAGCTGCACCAAGCCAACCACTGCCATTTCCTGAGCAACATTTTATACACACAACCTCCATCACCAAGGGGCTCATGCCAGCTTGATAAAGAAGTTACTTAAAATTTGCAGCTTATACTGTATTTGTGAACTCCCAAGGCATCAAGAACTTTGTACCAAAGCAACTCTATTTCAAGgtctccttaaaaaaaaattcctcagatAAAAAAATTGTGCAAGATTACCAATCAAAAGCTCTATTGAAGAGCTCTTGCAATGAAACAAATGACTGCTTTTAAACCAGAATGCCACTATTTAAGCTCTCAGTTCTGTCTCCTCGTGTTCAACATTGTGAGATTTCCCCCAAAAAGCACATGGGTGCCTCTGCTTCCCCACTTCCAATACCCCACGTTTATTGTTGCTCCTAAATATTTCCACCTTGACCAAATTTTGGCACAAATTCTCATCCCTGTGCTTCCTCTGGACAGCTGGAGAGGAAATCAGgctctgctgtgacagcagagctcaggcactGCCTGTACAGCCTccctgattttgtttttttcccctaaacgTCAAAGTTTGCCCTTAGCTACCTCTGATCAGCGAGTGGGTCCCTCTGTCCCAAACAGGCTGAACTCGGTGACCTCAGAGGTTTGTTCCAACCTAACTCATTCTGGATCCTGTGAAATATTTCTAGTACCCACTCTCACTCttcaaggacaaaaaaaacataaaaaatatttaaaaatgcaacagaatTCAGGGTGCGTTTCATAGTTGAAGTTGTATTTCATATAAAATGTCACTAATATCCACTCTCATTAACCCAGTGGatcttcattaaaaaacccGACAGGATTTAGGGCTGCATTTCAAAGCTGAGGTTATATTTTATATGAAATGCTCTTTTGTGAAGGAAGCTTTTCTCCCAATCCTCTGGGCTCACCAGCTTCTCTCAGCGGATAAGCCACGCTCTTGCTCACACCTGTGCAGTTACACAAACACAAATCCCTGCGGGAATCTGAAGGAAAACACTTGGTAACATCACATTCAGATTGTTTATCGGGGCTAAGCTGGCTCACCAACGCTTGGCTTAACAAAACCTCAAGGCAGGATCGCTGCACAGACAAGGACACACCTGCCAACACACcgaggggatgctgctgctcctggaccCTCCTGTGCAGATCCCCCATGGGAGATCGATCCCTTCACCACCACACTGACAAATAAACACCAATTTCCCAAAGTGCCTCAAGCACGGCTCTCCCTAGAGAGGCACACAGCAAAACAGCCCAAGATTTCATCAAATTTGTTTTGTAACTGAGGGTTCACCTCCCCAAGCCTTAACGAAAAGCAGCGTGCATGACTCTTCCTTTTTCCACAACCATTTCTTTACGCATTAGCCAATATCAATGCAAAGCACACCACAGCATTCATCCACCAGTCCTTGCTTATCCTGCTGCTCCAACCAGCAATCACAGCTCAATGCCACATTCACCACTCGAGTGAATTAGTTCAACGAGCAACATCAATGAATTAGCTCGAAACATTACAAGACAAGCAACAACCAGTTCCGATCAAAGCCATCAATCCTTTCACAGACACATAATCAGTTCCTCAGCGGTCAGATCACGCGTTTTCCTGTTGATTATTCTATCATTTCCCTATCGAATCTCTCTGAACCGGCTAACTATGCATTATCCCAGCGGGGTGATCCCCTCCCGGCCGGAGCCCCCCTCACGATCCCCGCGGGTCTCCCCTGAGGGAGCGGCGCGCGCTCCCCCCCTCACCATCTTGGCGCGCGCCCCAACCACCGCCGCtcgcgcgccgccgccgccgcctcctcctcaCTGGGTTGCGCCCCCCCTCACCGCGCCTGCGTGACgcaagccccgccccctccctcGCCCTCCGACCAATCAGCATCGCTCCCGCGGGGTGGGCGGGGCGGCGTCACGCGCCTACGGGCAGCGGGGAGGTTCAAGGGCGCCGGGAGCGGGAGGGCGGGAAAATGCGTGGTCACGTGATCGCCAGCGCCACGCCCCTCCCCGTTACCGTGCAAtcctggccccgccccttcCCGTTGCCATGGCAACTCGCGGGCTCACCCTCCGGCGCCATTTCGCTCTGAGGGGATCTGAGGGCAGCGGGACGGAACGGGGTGGGTTCTGCTTCACAGCTGTCAATTTGCCTTCAAAAGGGCAAAGACTTAAGGTTTAAACCCTGGAATTGAAGCATGAGGCGAATCAGTTGTGCTGCTCGCAGTGCTTGTGTGTACAAGTGGACTGTAATTCTAGAAGTCAGCAGGGTCTCCAGCACACAAGTCACAAAtaggagcagccacagctgggcacacacTGCTTGGCCATAATAGGGTCTTGGTGTGAGGCTCTCCTGATGCTGGAGTGAATATTTGGCCTTTTCCGTGTCACTCACAATTTTAGATGCTGTTTAGAGCAGAGAGAAATGCACATTCAGGGATTCCATGACAGATTTAAGAATATAATTGCGCTCCTTAactcagaatgaaaataaaaatacagcctTCACATCTCGGACAAAAACTGTGAATCATACTAGTGACTTAAACATCAAGTTTATAAGATAGAACTGTAGATTTTCACCAAGGGCTTCAGCAAACACCACAGAAATGTGAGACTGAGCA
This region of Catharus ustulatus isolate bCatUst1 chromosome 6, bCatUst1.pri.v2, whole genome shotgun sequence genomic DNA includes:
- the GMFB gene encoding glia maturation factor beta, translated to MSESLVVCDVAEDLVEKLRKFRFRKETNNAAIIMKIDKDKQLVVLDEEHEGISPDELKDELPERQPRFIVYSYKYQHEDGRVSYPLCFIFSSPVGCKPEQQMMYAGSKNKLVQTAELTKVFEIRNTEDLTEEWLREKLGFFH